The following are from one region of the Anabas testudineus chromosome 2, fAnaTes1.2, whole genome shotgun sequence genome:
- the LOC113164130 gene encoding high affinity cGMP-specific 3',5'-cyclic phosphodiesterase 9A-like yields MTTKIIHFMVNGRLERAEFGADCSAADVKDLFRAAAEAGPQHILKIYNTSGSVVNVCPQLEANSEDSCYQLEVVATDLQSVVMSAELDNMENRLLHMESKVMEEMRKTPDFICELKQQVECFKRKLETVEHLSWMGLFKDHNEQQLCKFSPDPRTPELSVQEQRQQVRRKFLSMSSLQVTEEVREHLKTPMFDNWQWEEAEMLVLLQVMYTDLDLLTAFHIELEVLQNFLFEVYCHYNSIPFHNFQHCFCVTQMMYGLIWLTDLRSKLGRTDLLIMLTSALCHDLDHPGYNNVYQINAQTDLALRYNDISPLENHHCAVAFGILSKPECSILRNLSSEQYRHIRGGMIKCILATDMARHNEILNKFKVMQPGFNFSDQDHKEVLMKIMVKVSDISNEARPMAVAEPWLDCLLQEFFNQSDTEKLKGLPVTPFMDRDKVSKPSSQTNFIRFVLLPLFTELTKLFPCLEKHILEPVRRALEYYSDMERASKEEQETTKP; encoded by the exons ATGACAACAAAAATCATTCACTTCATGGTCAACGGGAGGTTGGAGCGAGCCGAGTTCGGAGCAGACTGCTCTGCTGCAGATGTTAAAG ATCTGTTtcgtgcagcagcagaggccgGACCTCAGCATATCCTGAAGATATACAACACAAGCGGCAGCGTGGTGAACGTCTGTCCTCAGCTGGAAGCCAACAGCGAAGATTCGTGCTACCAACTGGAGGTGGTGGCGACAGATCTGCAGA GTGTGGTGATGTCAGCAGAGCTGGACAACATGGAAAACAG GCTGCTTCACATGGAGAGCAAAGTGATGGAAGAGATGCGGAAGACTCCGGATTTCATCTGTGAGCTGAAGCAGCAAGTGGAGTGTTTTAAGAGGAAACTGGAG ACTGTGGAGCACCTGAGCTGGATGGGTCTGTTCAAGGACCACAAcgaacagcagctctgcaagTTCTCTCCGGACCCGAGAACTCCCGAGCTCAGCGTGCAGGAGCAGCGCCAGCAAGTCCGCAGGAAGTTCCTCAGCATGAG TTCTCTGCAGGTGACAGAAGAAGTGAGAGAGCATCTGAAGACCCCCATGTTTGATAACTG GCAGTGGGAGGAGGCGGAGATGCTGGTGCTCCTCCAGGTGATGTACACCGACCTGGACTTACTGACGGCGTTCCACATCGAGCTGGAGGTCCTGCAGAACTTCCTGTTTGAGGTCTACTGCCACTACAACAGCATCCCCTTCCACAACTTCCAGCACTGCTTCTGCGTCACCCAGATG ATGTACGGCCTGATTTGGCTGACAGACCTCAGGAGTAAATTAGGAAGAACTGACCTGTTGATCATGTTGACCTCGGCTCTGTGCCACGACCTCGACCACCCCGGCTACAACAACGTCTACCAG ATCAATGCTCAGACCGACTTAGCTCTTCGCTACAATGACATCTCCCCCTTGGAAAACCACCACTGTGCCGTCGCTTTCGGCATCTTGTCCAAG CCGGAGTGCAGCATCCTGAGGAACCTGAGCAGCGAGCAGTACAGACACATTCGAGGAGGAATGATCAA aTGTATTCTGGCCACCGACATGGCGAGGCACAATGAAATCCTCAACAAGTTTAAAGTCATGCAGCCAGGGTTCAACTTCAGCGACCAAGACCACAAGGAAGTG CTGATGAAGATCATGGTGAAGGTGAGCGACATCTCCAACGAGGCGAGGCCGATGGCCGTGGCCGAGCCCTGGCTGGACTGTCTGCTGCAGGAGTTCTTCAACCAG AGCGACACAGAGAAACTCAAAGGACTCCCAGTGACCCCGTTCATGGACCGGGACAAAGTGTCCAAACCGTCCTCTCAGACCAACTTCATCCGGTTTGTTCTCCTGCCGCTCTTCACCGAGCTCACCAAGCTGTTCCCCTGTCTGGAG AAACATATTCTGGAGCCGGTGCGAAGGGCTCTGGAGTATTACTCTGACATGGAGAGAGCCAGcaaggaggagcaggagaccACCAAACCATGA
- the LOC113164128 gene encoding H(+)/Cl(-) exchange transporter 4: MEAGEGVSSATPTEEMNGAGNLMDFLDEPFPDVSTYEDFHTIDWLREKSRDTDRHRKITSKSKESIWELIKSLLDAWSGWVVMLLIGLLSGTLAGVIDLAVDWMTDLKEGVCLSAFWYSHEQCCWTSNETTFDDRDKCPQWQKWAELMTGHTEGAGAYVLNYFLYILWALLFSFLAVSLVRVFAPYACGSGIPEIKTILSGFIIRGYLGKWTLLIKPVTLVLAVSSGLSLGKEGPLVHVACCCGNLFCSLFSKYSKNEAKRREVLSAAAAAGVSVAFGAPIGGVLFSLEEVSYYFPLKTLWRSFFAALVAAFTLRSINPFGNSRLVLFYVEYHTPWYMAELVPFILLGVFGGLWGTLFIRANIAWCRRRKTTQLGKYPVLEVIAVTGITALLAYPNPYTRRSTSELISELFNDCGALESSQLCDYINNPNMSRPVDDIPDRPAGPGVYNALWQLALALIFKIVITIFTFGMKIPSGLFIPSMAVGAIAGRIVGIAVEQIAYHHHDWIIFKNWCRPGADCVTPGLYAMVGAAACLGGVTRMTVSLVVIMFELTGGLEYIVPLMAAAVTSKWVADAFGKEGIYESHIQLNGYPYLDVRDEFTHRTLATDVMRPRRNDPPLAVLTQDSTTVEDVETLIKDTDYNGFPVVVSRESERLIGFVQRRDLTLAIKNARQKQDGVVSSSVVYFTEDAPQLPASNPQPLKLRRILNLSPFTVTDHTPMETVVDIFRKLGLRQCLVTRSGRLLGIITKKDVLRHMAQMMNQDPESIMFN, encoded by the exons ATGGAGGCCGGTGAAG GTGTCAGCAGTGCCACCCCCACAGAGGAGATGAATGGAGCTGGAAACTTGATGGATTTCCTGGACGAGCCATTTCCTGATGTCAGTACATATGAAGACTTCCACACCATCGACTGGCTCAGAGAGAAGTCCAGAGACACAGATCGCCACCGCAAG ATAACCAGTAAGAGTAAAGAGTCGATCTGGGAGCTGATCAAGAGCCTCCTGGACGCCTGGTCAGGATGGGTGGTGATGCTGCTCATCGGACTCCTCTCAG gtacatTAGCCGGAGTGATCGACCTGGCGGTGGACTGGATGACAGACCTGAAGGAAGGAGTGTGTCTGTCGGCCTTCTGGTACAGCCACGAGCAGTGCTGCTGGACGTCTAACGAGACAACGTTCGACGACCGAGACAAGTGTCCACAGTGGCAGAAGTGGGCTGAGCTGATGACCGGCCACACTGAG GGAGCTGGAGCTTACGTGTTGAACTACTTCCTGTACATTCTGTGGGCActtctgttttccttcctgGCAGTTTCATTGGTGCGAGTCTTCGCTCCGTATGCCTGCGGTTCAGGAATCCCAGAG ATCAAGACGATCCTCAGTGGCTTCATCATCCGGGGATACCTGGGCAAATGGACCCTGCTGATCAAGCCTGTCACCCTGGTCCTCGCTGTGTCATCAGGTCTCAGCCTGGGGAAGGAGGGTCCTCTGGTCCACGTGgcctgctgctgtggaaatCTCTTCTGCAGCCTGTTCTCCAAGTACAGCAAGAATGAGGCCAAACGACGAGAG GTgttgtcagctgcagcagctgctggagtgTCTGTGGCCTTTGGAGCACCGATCGGAGGAGTTCTGTTCAGCCTTGAAGAG GTCAGTTATTATTTCCCTCTGAAGACTCTGTGGCGTTCATTCTTCGCCGCACTTGTTGCTGCCTTCACGCTGCGCTCCATCAACCCGTTTGGCAACAGTCGCTTGGTGCTGTTCTATGTGGAGTACCATACTCCCTGGTACATGGCAGAGCTGGTCCCCTTCATCCTGCTGGGAGTGTTTGGCGGATTGTGGGGAACCCTCTTTATCCGAGCCAACATTGCCTGGTGCCGACGGAGAAAGACCACTCAGCTGGGGAAATATCCGGTCCTGGAGGTCATTGCTGTGACCGGTATCACCGCCTTGCTGGCCTACCCCAACCCATACACTCGTCGCAGCACCAGCGAGCTGATCTCTGAGCTGTTCAACGACTGCGGTGCTCTGGAGTCATCACAGCTCTGTGATTATATTAATAACCCCAACATGAGTCGGCCGGTTGACGACATCCCAGACCGACCGGCCGGGCCCGGGGTTTACAACGCCCTGTGGCAGCTCGCGCTTGCACTTATCTTCAAGATCGTCATCACCATCTTCACCTTCGGCATGAAG aTCCCGTCAGGTCTCTTCATTCCCAGCATGGCGGTCGGAGCGATTGCTGGGCGCATCGTGGGGATCGCCGTAGAGCAGATAGCATACCACCACCACGACTGGATCATCTTTAAGAACTGGTGCCGGCCCGGTGCAGACTGTGTCACACCAGGACTCTACGCCATGGTGGGAGCTGCTGCCTGTCTGG GTGGGGTGACTAGGATGACCGTTTCCCTGGTGGTCATCATGTTCGAGCTCACCGGCGGGTTGGAGTACATCGTCCCCCTGATGGCCGCCGCTGTCACCAGCAAGTGGGTGGCGGACGCCTTTGGGAAGGAGGGTATCTACGAGTCACACATCCAGCTCAACGGCTACCCCTACCTGGACGTCAGGGATGAGTTCACCCACCGCACCCTGGCCACCGACGTGATGCGACCCCGCAGGAACGACCCCCCTCTGGCCGTCCTCACCCAGGACTCCACCACGGTGGAGGATGTTGAGACGCTCATTAAAGACACTGATTATAACGGCTTCCCGGTGGTCGTGTCCCGAGAGTCTGAGCGGCTCATTGGCTTCGTTCAGCGCCGGGATCTGACACTCGCCATCA AAAACGCGCGTCAGAAGCAGGACGGCGTGGTGAGCAGCTCTGTGGTCTACTTCACCGAAGACGCTCCCCAGCTGCCGGCCAGCAACCCGCAGCCGCTGAAGCTGCGACGCATCCTGAACCTCAGCCCCTTCACCGTCACCGACCACACGCCTATGGAGACGGTGGTGGACATCTTCCGCAAGCTCGGCCTTCGCCAGTGTCTGGTCACCAGGAGCGG GCGTCTCCTGGGTATCATCACCAAGAAGGATGTCCTGCGACACATGGCTCAGATGATGAACCAGGATCCTGAATCCATCATGTTCAATTAG